A part of Pantoea vagans genomic DNA contains:
- the rpsA gene encoding 30S ribosomal protein S1: MTESFAQLFEESLKTIETRPGSIVRGIVVSIDKDVVLVDAGLKSESAIPAEQFKNAAGELEIQVGDEVDVALDAVEDGFGETLLSREKAKRHEAWITLEKAYEDAETVTGVINGKVKGGFTVELNGIRAFLPGSLVDVRPVRDTLHLEGKELEFKVIKLDQKRNNVVVSRRAVIESENSAERDQLLENLQEGMEVKGIVKNLTDYGAFVDLGGVDGLLHITDMAWKRVKHPSEIVNVGDEITVKVLKFDRERTRVSLGLKQLGEDPWVAIAKRYPEGTRLTGRVTNLTDYGCFVEIEEGVEGLVHVSEMDWTNKNIHPSKVVNVGDVVEVMVLDIDEERRRISLGLKQCKSNPWQLFAETHNKGDRVEGKIKSITDFGIFIGLDGGIDGLVHLSDISWNATGEEAVREYKKGDEIAAVVLQVDAERERISLGVKQLAEDPFNNYITLNKKGAIVTGKVTAVDAKGATVELADGVEGYLRASEASLDRIEDATLVLNVGDDVEAKFTGVDRKNRVVSLSVRAKDQADEKEAINTVNTKQEEGNFSSAMAEAFKAAKGE; this comes from the coding sequence ATGACTGAATCTTTTGCTCAACTATTTGAAGAATCCTTAAAAACAATCGAAACCCGCCCGGGTTCTATCGTTCGTGGCATCGTCGTTTCTATCGACAAAGATGTCGTTCTGGTTGATGCGGGTCTGAAATCTGAATCTGCAATTCCTGCAGAGCAGTTCAAGAACGCAGCCGGCGAACTGGAAATCCAGGTTGGCGACGAAGTTGATGTTGCTCTGGATGCAGTGGAAGACGGCTTCGGTGAAACCCTGCTGTCCCGTGAGAAAGCTAAGCGCCATGAAGCATGGATCACGCTGGAGAAAGCTTACGAAGACGCTGAAACTGTTACCGGTGTTATCAACGGCAAAGTTAAAGGCGGCTTCACAGTTGAGCTCAACGGTATCCGTGCGTTCCTGCCAGGTTCACTGGTAGATGTGCGTCCGGTGCGCGATACGCTGCATCTGGAAGGCAAAGAGCTTGAGTTCAAAGTCATCAAGCTGGATCAGAAACGCAACAACGTCGTGGTTTCACGTCGTGCGGTTATCGAATCCGAAAACAGCGCAGAGCGCGATCAGCTGCTGGAAAACCTGCAGGAAGGCATGGAAGTTAAAGGTATCGTTAAGAACCTCACTGACTACGGTGCATTCGTTGATCTGGGCGGCGTTGATGGCCTGCTGCACATCACTGATATGGCATGGAAACGCGTTAAGCATCCAAGCGAAATCGTTAACGTTGGCGACGAAATCACCGTTAAGGTGCTGAAGTTCGACCGCGAGCGTACCCGTGTTTCTCTGGGTCTGAAGCAGCTGGGCGAAGATCCATGGGTTGCTATCGCTAAACGCTATCCGGAAGGCACCCGCCTGACCGGTCGTGTTACCAACCTGACTGATTACGGCTGCTTCGTGGAAATCGAAGAAGGCGTTGAAGGTCTGGTACACGTGTCTGAAATGGACTGGACCAACAAAAACATCCATCCGTCTAAAGTTGTTAACGTAGGCGATGTTGTTGAAGTTATGGTTCTGGACATTGACGAAGAGCGTCGTCGTATCTCCCTGGGTCTGAAGCAGTGTAAATCTAACCCATGGCAGTTGTTCGCTGAGACGCACAACAAAGGCGATCGTGTTGAAGGTAAAATCAAGTCAATCACTGACTTCGGTATCTTCATCGGCCTGGACGGCGGCATCGACGGTCTGGTTCACCTGTCTGACATCTCCTGGAACGCGACTGGCGAAGAAGCCGTTCGTGAGTACAAAAAAGGCGACGAAATCGCTGCCGTTGTACTGCAGGTTGATGCAGAGCGCGAGCGTATCTCTCTGGGCGTTAAACAGCTGGCAGAAGATCCGTTCAACAACTACATCACTCTGAACAAGAAAGGTGCCATCGTCACCGGTAAAGTGACTGCAGTTGATGCTAAAGGTGCTACAGTTGAATTAGCAGACGGCGTTGAGGGTTACCTGCGCGCTTCTGAAGCTTCACTGGACCGCATTGAAGATGCAACTCTGGTTCTGAACGTTGGCGACGACGTTGAAGCTAAGTTCACCGGCGTTGATCGTAAAAACCGTGTCGTAAGCCTGTCTGTCCGTGCGAAAGACCAGGCTGATGAGAAAGAAGCTATCAATACTGTTAACACCAAACAGGAAGAAGGCAATTTCTCTAGCGCTATGGCTGAAGCGTTCAAAGCGGCTAAAGGCGAGTAA
- the cmk gene encoding (d)CMP kinase gives MTVTAPVITIDGPSGAGKGTLCKAMAESLQWHLLDSGAIYRVLALAALHHQVDIESEEALVPIAAHLDVRFLSQNGEMQVILEGEDVTGEIRTQEVSNTASRVAAFPRVREALLRRQRGFREMPGLIADGRDMGTVVFPDAPVKIFLDASPEERAQRRMLQLQGNGFNVNFDRLLAEIKERDDRDRNRAIAPLVAAADALVLDSTEMSIDQVIEKALHYAREKLGIPA, from the coding sequence ATGACAGTAACTGCCCCGGTCATAACTATTGATGGGCCAAGTGGAGCGGGAAAGGGAACCCTGTGCAAAGCGATGGCAGAATCGCTGCAGTGGCATCTGCTGGATTCCGGTGCTATTTATCGCGTGCTGGCTTTAGCCGCATTGCATCATCAGGTGGACATTGAATCTGAAGAGGCGCTGGTGCCGATTGCTGCGCATCTTGATGTGCGCTTTTTGTCACAAAACGGTGAAATGCAGGTCATACTTGAAGGTGAAGATGTGACCGGCGAAATCCGCACTCAGGAGGTCAGCAATACCGCATCACGTGTCGCTGCGTTTCCACGGGTGCGCGAAGCGTTATTGCGCCGCCAGCGCGGTTTCCGCGAGATGCCGGGCTTGATCGCTGATGGCCGTGATATGGGCACCGTGGTTTTCCCGGATGCGCCAGTAAAGATTTTCCTTGATGCCAGCCCGGAAGAGCGTGCTCAGCGACGTATGCTACAGTTGCAGGGAAATGGCTTTAATGTTAACTTTGACCGCCTTTTAGCCGAGATAAAAGAACGCGACGACCGCGATCGTAACCGCGCAATTGCGCCTTTAGTGGCTGCTGCTGATGCACTGGTTCTGGACTCTACCGAGATGTCTATCGACCAGGTCATTGAAAAAGCGCTACACTATGCCCGCGAGAAGCTGGGCATTCCGGCTTAA